A single region of the Lysinibacillus sp. B2A1 genome encodes:
- the pseB gene encoding UDP-N-acetylglucosamine 4,6-dehydratase (inverting), with amino-acid sequence MLEYLAGKTILVTGGTGSFGKKFVHRALQEAVKKIIVFSRDELKQYEMRQEFKDNRLRFFIGDVRDQERLHRAFDGVDNVIHAAAMKHVDACEYNPFEAVKTNIHGAQNIIEAAINCGVEKVIALSTDKACAPVNLYGATKLASDKLFIAANSYVGEKHTKFSVVRYGNVVGSRGSVVPFFKKVRETGILPITDNRMTRFWITLDQGVQFVLDNLERMHGGEIFVPKIPSMNIMDLAKAIAPECETEIVGIRPGEKLHEAMIMNDDARHTLEYDTYYVIHPEFPFWSEKYRDGGTELPFNFSYTSDNNTEWLTIEQLRDLVEDMK; translated from the coding sequence ATGTTGGAATATTTAGCAGGCAAAACGATTTTAGTAACAGGTGGAACGGGTTCATTTGGAAAGAAATTCGTACATAGAGCATTGCAAGAAGCAGTTAAAAAAATTATAGTTTTCAGTCGTGATGAGTTAAAACAATATGAAATGAGACAAGAATTTAAAGATAATCGTTTACGATTTTTTATTGGTGATGTACGTGATCAGGAACGGTTACATCGAGCATTTGACGGGGTAGACAACGTAATTCATGCAGCAGCAATGAAACATGTCGATGCGTGTGAATATAATCCATTTGAGGCTGTTAAAACTAATATTCATGGTGCCCAAAATATTATTGAAGCAGCAATAAATTGTGGTGTTGAAAAAGTAATTGCACTTTCCACCGATAAAGCATGTGCACCAGTTAACTTGTATGGTGCTACTAAATTAGCATCGGATAAATTATTTATTGCGGCAAATTCATATGTAGGTGAAAAACATACGAAATTTTCAGTTGTTCGTTATGGGAATGTTGTTGGTAGTCGTGGTAGTGTTGTACCATTTTTCAAGAAAGTTCGTGAGACAGGTATTTTACCAATTACGGATAATCGTATGACACGTTTTTGGATTACCTTAGATCAAGGCGTTCAGTTCGTGTTAGATAACTTGGAACGTATGCATGGAGGTGAGATTTTTGTGCCAAAAATTCCTAGTATGAATATTATGGATTTAGCTAAGGCAATTGCACCAGAATGTGAAACAGAGATTGTAGGAATTCGTCCAGGGGAAAAACTACATGAGGCCATGATTATGAATGATGATGCACGTCATACGCTAGAATACGATACATACTATGTAATCCATCCTGAATTTCCATTTTGGTCTGAAAAGTATCGTGATGGTGGAACTGAATTGCCATTTAATTTCTCATATACAAGTGATAATAATACAGAGTGGTTAACGATTGAGCAATTGCGTGATTTGGTAGAGGATATGAAATGA
- a CDS encoding acyl carrier protein, whose protein sequence is MKLQQVFADSLGVAIDQVSDELTYNSIPEWDSVAHMALVAEIEDQFDIMLDTDDVLELSSFSKAKEIINKYNIEL, encoded by the coding sequence ATGAAACTTCAGCAAGTTTTCGCTGATAGTTTGGGAGTCGCTATCGACCAAGTATCTGATGAATTAACATATAATTCAATTCCAGAATGGGACTCTGTTGCACATATGGCGTTAGTCGCTGAAATTGAAGATCAATTCGATATTATGCTTGATACAGATGATGTATTAGAGTTAAGCTCATTTTCAAAAGCGAAAGAGATTATAAATAAATACAATATTGAGTTATAG